The following coding sequences are from one Pseudonocardia sp. EC080619-01 window:
- a CDS encoding helix-turn-helix transcriptional regulator produces the protein MSANENVAFDALSDRVRRQILSVLGERGELTVSDIADAVDGVGRTTVSSHLRILRTSGILSERRDGRRRYYMLNPDGAVRDAFLYLQSLMQAGVALDKADEQVADFGSRPASDVRRDVS, from the coding sequence GTGAGCGCCAACGAGAATGTCGCCTTCGACGCCCTCTCGGACCGGGTGCGCCGGCAGATCCTCTCGGTGCTCGGCGAGCGGGGTGAGCTCACGGTGTCCGACATCGCCGACGCCGTCGACGGCGTCGGGCGTACGACGGTGTCGAGCCACCTGCGGATCCTGCGTACCTCGGGGATCCTGTCCGAACGTCGCGACGGCCGGCGTCGCTACTACATGCTCAATCCCGACGGTGCGGTGCGTGACGCGTTCCTGTACCTGCAGTCGTTGATGCAGGCCGGGGTCGCACTCGACAAGGCGGACGAGCAGGTCGCAGACTTCGGGTCCCGTCCCGCGTCCGACGTTCGCCGCGACGTGTCCTAG